A genomic region of Solanum dulcamara chromosome 2, daSolDulc1.2, whole genome shotgun sequence contains the following coding sequences:
- the LOC129881189 gene encoding calcium-dependent protein kinase SK5-like has product MDSSKTKTSSLSTPSKHFWVLPYKTQSLESLYTLGKILGQGQFGTTYLCTEISTSNLYACKTIPKKKLICKEDYEDVWREIQIMHHLSEHPNVVRIKGTYENALYVHIVMELCAGGELFDRIVEKGQYSEKEAAKLIKTIVGVVEACHSLGVMHRDLKPENFLFLSSQEDAALKATDFGLSVFYKPGETFSDVVGSPYYVAPEVLCKHYGPESDVWSAGVILYILLSGVPPFWAETDMGIFRQILRGKLDLESEPWPGISDSAKDLLRKILDRNPKRRLTAHEVLCHPWIVDDSMTPDKPLDSAVLSRLKQFSAMNKLKKMALRVIAERLSEEEIGGLKELFKMLDTDNSGTITFEELKEGLRRVGSELMESEIKDLMDAADIDNNGTIDYGEFIAATVHLNKLEREENLLSAFSFFDKDGSGYITIEELQQACKEFGLSELNLDEIIKDIDQDNDGQIDYGEFSAMMRKGTGGGVGRRTIRNTLNLGEALGLVQSEENV; this is encoded by the exons ATGGATTCCTCCAAGACAAAAACATCATCTTTATCAACCCCATCTAAGCATTTTTGGGTTCTTCCTTACAAAACCCAAAGTCTTGAGAGTCTTTACACTCTAGGCAAAATTTTGGGTCAAGGTCAGTTTGGAACTACCTATCTTTGTACTGAAATATCTACTTCTAATCTCTATGCTTGCAAGACTATACCAAAGAAGAAGCTCATCTGTAAGGAAGATTATGAGGATGTTTGGAGGGAGATTCAGATAATGCACCATCTATCTGAACACCCAAATGTTGTTAGAATAAAGGGTACTTATGAAAATGCTTTATATGTACATATAGTTATGGAGCTTTGTGCTGGTGGAGAGCTTTTTGATAGGATTGTTGAAAAGGGGCAATATAGTGAAAAAGAAGCTGCTAAATTGATCAAAACAATTGTTGGAGTGGTGGAAGCTTGCCATTCATTAGGAGTTATGCATAGAGATCTAAAGCCTGAGAATTTCTTGTTTCTCAGTTCTCAAGAGGATGCTGCTCTCAAGGCCACTGATTTTGGCCTTTCTGTTTTCTATAAGCCAG GTGAAACATTTTCTGATGTTGTTGGAAGTCCTTATTATGTTGCGCCAGAGGTTTTATGCAAGCATTATGGACCTGAATCAGATGTATGGAGTGCAGGAGTTATCTTGTACATATTACTTAGTGGTGTTCCACCTTTTTGGGCAG AAACTGATATGGGAATATTTCGTCAGATACTGCGAGGCAAACTAGATTTAGAATCTGAACCTTGGCCTGGAATTTCAGATAGTGCAAAGGATTTGCTACGCAAAATTCTTGATAGGAATCCAAAGAGGAGGTTAACTGCCCATGAAGTTTTGT GCCATCCGTGGATCGTGGATGACTCAATGACCCCTGATAAACCTCTTGATTCTGCAGTTCTTTCACGCCTCAAGCAATTCTCAGCAATGAACAAACTAAAGAAAATGGCTTTGCGT GTGATTGCCGAGAGGCTATCAGAAGAAGAAATTGGTGGCCTCAAGGAGCTATTCAAAATGTTAGACACGGACAATAGTGGAACAATAACCTTTGAGGAACTAAAAGAGGGTTTGAGGCGAGTAGGTTCAGAACTAATGGAGTCTGAGATCAAGGATCTTATGGATGCG GCTGACATTGACAACAATGGAACAATAGACTATGGGGAGTTTATTGCTGCTACTGTTCATTTGAACAAATTGGAAAGAGAAGAGAATCTATTATCAGCATTCTCTTTCTTTGACAAAGATGGTAGTGGATACATAACTATCGAGGAACTTCAGCAAGCCTGCAAAGAATTTGGTCTAAGTGAGCTCAAtcttgatgaaataattaaagatattgatCAAGATAAT GATGGACAGATAGACTATGGGGAATTTTCTGCAATGATGAGGAAAGGCACCGGCGGAGGCGTTGGAAGGAGGACCATAAGAAACACTTTGAATTTAGGAGAAGCACTTGGACTCGTACAGAGTGAAGAAAACGTATGA